A window of the Emys orbicularis isolate rEmyOrb1 chromosome 1, rEmyOrb1.hap1, whole genome shotgun sequence genome harbors these coding sequences:
- the HAL gene encoding histidine ammonia-lyase, with protein sequence MPRYTVHVRGEWLAVPCQTGTNTVRWLGKEAVRRYMKNKPDNGGFASVEEVKFCVRRCKGLGLLDHDDTLEDTLEDNEFVEVAIEGDVMSSDFIASKLEGVDLYSKYQEPEKYIYLDGNSLTPEDLVNLGKGLYKIKLTPEAEAKVRQSREVIERIVKEQTVVYGITTGFGKFARTVIPTSKLKELQVNLVRSHSAGVGKPLIPARSRMLLALRINVLAKGYSGISLETLQQVIEAFNASCLPYIPEKGTVGASGDLAPLSHLALGFIGEGKMWSPKSGWADAKYVLQAHGLKPITLKPKEGLALINGTQMISSLGCEAVERASAIARQADIVAALTLEVLKGTTRAFDTDIHAVRAHRGQIEVAFRFRSLLDSDHHPSEIAESHRFCDRVQDAYTLRCCPQVHGVANDTIAFVKDIITTEINSATDNPMVFAERGETISGGNFHGEYPAKALDYLAIGVHELAAISERRIERLCNPSLSELPAFLVTEGGLNSGFMIAHCTAAALVSENKALCHPSSVDSLSTSAATEDHVSMGGWAARKALKVIEHVEQVLAIELLAACQGIEFLRPLRTTTPLEKVYDLVRSVVRPWLKDRFMAPDIEAAHRLLVEQKVWEVAVPYIEKYRREHIPESRPVSPTAFSLDSLRMNKCVGTDHSDQD encoded by the exons ATGCCAAGGTACACAGTACATGTCCGAGGGGAATGGCTGGCAGTGCCTTGCCAAACTGGCACGAACACAGTGAGATGGCTGGGGAAGGAAGCTGTGAGACGTTACATGAAAAACAAGCCTGATAATGGGGGCTTTGCCTCAGTGGAAGAAGTGAAATTCTGTGTTCGGAGGTGCAAAGGCCTTGGCTTGCTGGATCATGATGATACTTTGGAGGACACACTAGAGGACAATGAGTTTGTTGAAGTTG CTATAGAAGGAGATGTAATGTCTTCGGATTTCATTGCATCTAAGCTAGAAGGAGTTGATTT ATATAGCAAATATCAAGAACCAGAAAAG TATATTTATTTAGATGGGAACAGTTTAACACCAGAGGACCTGGTCAATTTAGGAAAGGGGCTCTATAAGATCAAG CTCACACCTGAAGCTGAAGCTAAAGTCAGACAATCAAGAGAAGTGATTGAAAGAATTGTAAAAGAACAGactg TTGTTTATGGAATCACCACTGGCTTTGGGAAGTTTGCTCGAACGGTTATTCCAACTAGTAAACTCAA gGAACTTCAAGTGAATTTAGTTCGGTCACATTCCGCAG GTGTCGGGAAGCCTTTGATCCCAGCGAGATCTCGCATGCTTTTAGCTCTCAGGATCAATGTTTTAGCAAAAGGATACAGTGGAATTTCACTGGAAACTCTCCAGCAAGTTATTGAAGCATTTAATG CATCCTGCCTGCCCTATATCCCCGAGAAAGGGACCGTTGGAGCCAGTGGGGACTTAGCCCCTCTTTCTCATCTTGCTTTGGGGTTCATAGGAGAAGGAAAGATGTGGTCCCCAAAGAGTGGCTGGGCTGATGCTAAATAT GTGCTGCAAGCCCATGGCCTGAAACCGATAACCTTGAAACCAAAGGAG GGTCTGGCTCTTATCAATGGAACCCAAATGATCTCCTCTCTGGGATGTGAAGCCGTGGAACGAGCCAGCGCTATTGCTAGGCAAGCGGACATAGTTGCGGCACTAACACTTGAAGTCCTGAAGGGTACAACTAGAGCCTTTGACACTG ATATTCATGCAGTGCGTGCCCATCGGGGGCAGATTGAAGTGGCATTCCGATTTAGGTCACTTTTAGACTCTGACCATCATCCATCAGAAATAGCAG AGAGTCACAGATTTTGTGACCGAGTTCAGGATGCATATACGCTGCGCTGTTGCCCTCAG GTCCACGGTGTGGCGAATGACACGATAGCTTTTGTAAAGGACATAATCACGACTGAAATTAACAGTGCAACAGACAATCCT ATGGTTTTTGCTGAAAGGGGAGAGACCATTTCTGGAGGAAATTTTCATGGTGAATATCCTGCAAAG GCTCTGGACTACCTGGCAATTGGTGTCCATGAACTTGCTGCAATTAGTGAAAGAAGGATTGAAAGACTATGCAACCCATCTCTCAGTGAGCTGCCTGCATTTCTAGTCACCGAAGGGGGTCTGAATTCTGGTTTCATGATTGCTCACTGCACAGCAGCGGCCCTAG TTTCTGAGAATAAAGCCTTGTGCCACCCCTCTTCTGTGGATTCTCTCTCAACCAGTGCTGCTACAGAGGACCATGTGTCCATGGGCGGATGGGCTGCACGAAAAGCATTGAAAGTTATTGAACATGTTGAACAAG TGTTGGCCATTGAACTTCTTGCAGCCTGCCAGGGCATTGAGTTCCTACGCCCCCTGAGAACAACCACCCCATTGGAGAAAGTCTATGACCTTGTGCGCTCTGTTGTAAG GCCTTGGCTAAAGGATCGCTTCATGGCCCCAGACATTGAGGCAGCTCACAGGCTGCTTGTGGAGCAGAAG GTTTGGGAAGTAGCTGTACCTTACATTGAAAAATACAGACGGGAGCATATTCCTGAATCAAGACCTGTTTCACCCACAGCCTTTTCTCTGGATTCATTGAGAATGAATAAATGTGTTGGGACTGATCACAGTGATCAGGATTAA